The following coding sequences lie in one Metallumcola ferriviriculae genomic window:
- the alr gene encoding alanine racemase: MDDTRWIEVDLDKIIHNYRQVKEMLDPETLFMAVVKANAYGMGMVSVAKALSEAGVDWFGVTYANEGITLRQAGISLPILVFAPLLTKEIDKAISAGLTLTVSSEDQVEEFNRWAGALDSELSVHVKVESGMGRTGVFSRQLTEVAEKIVQSSHLKLQGIYTHFPRAAKSGVTEKQYHQFTAALEQLEEADIDVPLVHCCNSTATINYPKMHRSLVRVGTLLYGQYPGGGRGNLDIRDPWSARCQVTYLRKVPRGTGVGYGQEYSTRRDTFIGIIPFGTADGFGVTAVSRAKSWLDLLKMLVKTILNFLGRVDTQQQVYVDGRTYPVIGRLGMQLSMVDFGTDPPLKPGDTVNVFLRRVTAAGYLERRYYLAGDRVFLDNKPAEETE, from the coding sequence ATGGATGATACGCGCTGGATTGAGGTAGATTTGGATAAGATTATTCATAATTACCGACAGGTAAAGGAAATGCTTGACCCTGAAACCCTTTTCATGGCGGTGGTTAAGGCTAACGCTTACGGCATGGGTATGGTCTCCGTAGCCAAGGCCTTATCAGAGGCGGGAGTGGACTGGTTTGGAGTCACTTACGCAAATGAAGGTATCACCCTGAGACAGGCTGGTATTTCCCTGCCGATTTTGGTATTTGCTCCTTTATTAACTAAGGAGATAGACAAAGCTATTTCTGCCGGTCTCACCTTGACAGTTAGCAGTGAGGACCAGGTGGAGGAGTTTAACCGTTGGGCCGGGGCCCTGGATAGTGAGCTTTCGGTTCATGTGAAAGTGGAAAGCGGCATGGGACGTACCGGGGTATTTTCCAGGCAGTTGACCGAGGTGGCGGAGAAAATAGTCCAATCCAGCCATCTGAAACTGCAGGGTATTTATACTCATTTTCCCAGAGCCGCTAAATCCGGGGTAACCGAAAAGCAATATCATCAATTTACTGCGGCATTGGAACAGCTGGAAGAAGCAGACATTGATGTGCCTTTGGTACACTGCTGTAACAGCACAGCAACCATAAATTACCCTAAGATGCACCGTTCCCTGGTGCGAGTGGGAACATTGCTTTACGGGCAGTATCCTGGCGGCGGCAGGGGGAACCTGGACATAAGGGACCCATGGTCTGCGCGCTGTCAGGTGACTTACCTGCGCAAGGTGCCCCGGGGTACCGGGGTTGGTTATGGCCAGGAATACTCTACCCGGCGCGATACGTTTATTGGCATTATTCCTTTTGGTACGGCGGACGGTTTTGGGGTTACTGCGGTCAGTCGGGCCAAATCATGGCTGGACCTGCTGAAAATGTTGGTCAAAACTATCCTCAACTTTCTTGGCCGGGTTGATACCCAACAGCAGGTTTATGTTGATGGCAGAACATACCCGGTGATAGGCAGGTTGGGCATGCAGCTAAGCATGGTAGACTTTGGCACTGATCCGCCCCTAAAGCCGGGAGACACAGTTAATGTCTTTTTGCGTCGGGTGACAGCTGCCGGATATCTGGAAAGACGCTATTACTTGGCAGGTGACAGGGTATTTCTAGATAATAAGCCGGCTGAAGAAACGGAGTGA
- the sppA gene encoding signal peptide peptidase SppA, with translation MRRLMVVGGIMLISVAVLLMAVIFPGSPGRAGQEIAVIHVDGLITGGYSGSGVFGSAVGSQSVMSQLRQAARDDSIRAVVIRVNSPGGSAAASQEISREIEKLQKTGKLVVTSMGDAAASGGYWIASGTDYIFANEATMTGSIGVIMEFTQLKELYQKLGVDINVIKSGPHKDMGSPARDLTEQEREILQSMVDDIYEQFIQVVADGRQMSSERVKELADGRILTGRQAKELGLVDDMGNYYDAIDFAADKLGITGSPQVRTFGKPSALDIFLSGSSRMLHGLYLTDYRLLNPDFLSGNQWGDNYGAQ, from the coding sequence ATGAGACGTTTAATGGTAGTGGGCGGCATTATGCTGATAAGTGTGGCAGTGCTGCTTATGGCGGTGATTTTTCCCGGCAGCCCCGGCAGGGCTGGGCAGGAAATAGCAGTAATCCACGTAGACGGTTTAATAACCGGAGGTTACAGCGGTTCCGGAGTCTTTGGCAGTGCCGTCGGTTCACAATCGGTAATGAGTCAGCTGCGTCAAGCGGCTCGGGATGATAGCATCCGGGCAGTGGTCATTAGGGTCAACAGTCCCGGTGGCAGCGCTGCAGCCAGTCAGGAAATCAGCCGGGAAATTGAAAAATTGCAAAAGACCGGCAAACTGGTTGTGACATCCATGGGTGATGCGGCGGCTTCAGGCGGGTATTGGATTGCTTCCGGGACTGATTACATTTTTGCCAACGAAGCGACCATGACCGGCAGTATCGGTGTTATCATGGAGTTCACTCAGTTAAAAGAACTTTATCAAAAACTTGGTGTGGATATCAACGTGATCAAAAGCGGTCCCCATAAGGACATGGGTTCACCTGCAAGAGATTTGACGGAGCAGGAACGGGAAATCCTTCAATCGATGGTGGATGATATCTACGAACAATTCATACAGGTGGTGGCAGATGGCCGCCAGATGTCTTCGGAACGGGTAAAAGAGTTGGCCGACGGTCGTATTCTTACCGGGCGTCAGGCTAAGGAGTTAGGCCTGGTGGATGACATGGGGAATTATTATGATGCCATCGATTTTGCGGCAGATAAGTTGGGAATAACGGGGTCGCCTCAAGTGAGAACCTTCGGTAAGCCCTCCGCTTTAGACATCTTTCTCAGTGGCAGCAGCCGGATGCTGCACGGTCTTTATTTAACGGATTATCGATTGCTGAACCCCGATTTTTTGTCCGGGAACCAATGGGGTGACAACTATGGAGCCCAGTGA
- a CDS encoding CTP synthase, which yields MPKYIFVTGGVVSSLGKGITAASLGRLLKSRGLKIAIQKFDPYINIDPGTMSPYQHGEVFVTDDGAETDLDLGHYERFIDESLSKSSNVTTGKVYWSVISKERRGDYLGGTVQVIPHITNEIKERVHRVAREHNNDVVITEIGGTVGDIESLPFLEAIRQLKSDVGRENVMYIHVTLVPFLQAAGEAKTKPTQHSVKELRSIGIQPDVIVCRSEKPISKEMEEKIALFCDIDKNAVIQAVDADSIYEVPLILAREGLDKIVIDRLALKAQEPAMDDWKKIVEKIKNPKSEVTIALVGKYVELQDAYLSVAEALRHAGIHYQTNIDIKWIYSGHLEEPGALSMLNEVDGILVPGGFGDRGIEGKVAAVTYARENRIPFLGICLGMQLAVVEFARNVLGLKNANSSEFDADTDYPVIDLLPEQKEIDDLGGTMRLGTYPCKIVPDTFTQSAYSDEIIYERHRHRYEFNNTYRDAFVQAGMVISGTSPDERLVEVIELKDHPWFVASQFHPEFKSRPNRPHPLFSNFIGAAIEKKFGEK from the coding sequence ATGCCAAAATACATCTTCGTTACCGGTGGTGTTGTCTCTTCTCTGGGAAAGGGTATTACAGCTGCTTCTTTGGGGCGTCTTTTAAAGAGCAGGGGGTTAAAAATAGCGATACAAAAGTTTGATCCTTATATAAATATCGACCCCGGTACAATGAGTCCTTATCAACACGGGGAGGTTTTTGTCACTGATGACGGTGCTGAAACAGACCTGGACCTTGGACATTATGAGCGCTTCATCGATGAAAGTCTTAGTAAAAGCAGTAATGTTACCACGGGAAAGGTTTATTGGTCAGTAATAAGTAAAGAACGCCGTGGTGACTACTTGGGCGGTACGGTTCAGGTAATTCCCCATATTACCAACGAAATTAAGGAAAGAGTACATCGTGTGGCGCGGGAACATAATAACGATGTTGTCATAACTGAAATTGGCGGCACCGTGGGCGATATAGAATCTTTGCCTTTTTTAGAAGCCATTCGCCAATTGAAAAGCGACGTAGGCCGGGAGAACGTTATGTATATCCATGTTACCCTGGTCCCCTTTCTACAGGCCGCGGGGGAAGCGAAAACTAAACCCACCCAGCATAGTGTGAAAGAACTACGCAGCATTGGTATTCAACCGGATGTTATTGTCTGCCGTTCGGAGAAACCTATCTCTAAAGAAATGGAAGAGAAGATAGCGCTTTTCTGCGACATTGACAAAAATGCGGTAATTCAGGCGGTGGATGCGGATTCTATCTATGAAGTGCCATTGATACTGGCTCGTGAGGGACTGGATAAGATAGTCATCGACCGTCTCGCATTAAAGGCCCAAGAGCCGGCGATGGATGATTGGAAAAAGATTGTTGAAAAGATCAAAAATCCAAAAAGCGAAGTGACCATTGCCTTGGTGGGAAAATATGTGGAGCTGCAGGATGCTTACTTGAGTGTTGCTGAAGCGCTGCGTCATGCCGGCATTCATTATCAAACAAATATAGATATAAAGTGGATTTATTCAGGCCACTTAGAAGAACCTGGCGCCTTAAGCATGTTAAACGAAGTTGACGGCATCTTGGTTCCTGGCGGATTTGGAGATCGGGGAATTGAGGGCAAAGTGGCGGCAGTGACTTATGCCCGGGAAAACCGTATTCCCTTTCTGGGTATTTGTTTAGGTATGCAGTTGGCGGTGGTTGAATTTGCCAGGAATGTACTGGGCCTGAAGAATGCCAATAGTTCTGAGTTTGATGCGGATACCGATTATCCGGTTATTGACCTGCTCCCCGAGCAGAAAGAAATCGATGATTTAGGCGGCACCATGCGGTTGGGCACATATCCATGTAAAATTGTACCGGATACCTTTACCCAGAGCGCGTATTCTGACGAGATCATTTATGAGCGTCATCGCCATCGATATGAGTTTAATAATACGTACAGGGACGCGTTCGTTCAAGCTGGCATGGTAATTTCCGGAACCTCGCCTGACGAACGATTAGTGGAAGTCATCGAGCTAAAAGACCATCCGTGGTTTGTGGCCTCCCAATTTCATCCTGAGTTCAAATCTCGTCCTAACAGACCGCACCCTTTATTTAGCAATTTTATCGGAGCGGCAATTGAGAAAAAATTTGGCGAGAAATAA
- a CDS encoding response regulator, whose product MGKKHIILVIDDQDGVRKLLAEVLRSDDREIHLLNNGEEGMEFIRSTTPELILLDMKMPGMSGLEVTRELKKAGFEGAIIFMTAYGELEIITEAKSLGITAYINKPFDVNEIRNLVTGILDGTFTRE is encoded by the coding sequence ATGGGCAAAAAACATATTATCTTAGTTATTGATGACCAAGATGGAGTGCGCAAACTGCTGGCAGAGGTTCTTCGAAGTGATGACCGAGAAATTCACTTGTTAAACAATGGAGAAGAAGGGATGGAATTCATTCGCTCTACAACTCCCGAGCTAATCTTGCTGGATATGAAAATGCCCGGCATGAGCGGCTTGGAAGTTACCAGAGAACTAAAAAAAGCTGGTTTTGAAGGAGCGATAATTTTTATGACCGCCTATGGCGAATTAGAAATAATTACTGAAGCAAAATCACTGGGCATAACAGCATACATAAATAAGCCCTTTGATGTCAACGAAATAAGGAATCTTGTTACTGGGATATTGGATGGAACTTTTACAAGGGAATAA
- a CDS encoding lipid II:glycine glycyltransferase FemX — translation MTLRGRIINENDKDQFNQFIAGHPKGHILQSYQWGEVKAATGWEPLRLVIEDGGEIVAAVSLLKRRLPGMGKAIFYAPRGLVVDFSNKELFSYLLEQIAVLAKEHGAILLKIDPDIAAPNQAVEQLLQDTGFHPVGSGEGFEGVQPRYVFRLDITPSMEELFANLHSKTRYNIRLAGRRGVEVKDDCTKEDLKDFYKILKVTAERDKFLVRSYDYFEIIWDQLVENGLAKLFMAYYQGKPISGTLAFRMGHITWYLYGASSNEHRKVMPNYLLQWSMIEWAKAQGSTLYDFRGVPGHLTEDNPLYGLYRFKKGFNGDYVQFIGEYDLVYSKLYYSLWNVAEPVYYKGVRRLINLKKTLRGK, via the coding sequence TTGACTTTAAGGGGAAGGATTATAAATGAAAATGACAAAGACCAATTTAATCAATTTATTGCCGGACATCCAAAAGGCCATATACTCCAATCTTATCAATGGGGTGAAGTGAAGGCTGCCACCGGTTGGGAACCGCTTCGCTTGGTGATAGAAGACGGGGGAGAAATAGTGGCGGCGGTGTCTCTGCTGAAAAGAAGGCTGCCCGGTATGGGTAAGGCCATTTTCTATGCACCGAGGGGTCTGGTGGTAGACTTTAGCAATAAAGAGTTATTTTCCTACTTACTGGAACAAATAGCAGTTTTGGCTAAAGAACATGGGGCAATACTTTTAAAGATAGACCCAGATATAGCTGCTCCCAATCAAGCGGTGGAGCAATTACTACAAGACACAGGTTTTCATCCTGTCGGGTCCGGGGAAGGATTTGAGGGAGTGCAGCCCCGTTATGTTTTCCGTCTGGACATCACTCCATCGATGGAGGAACTTTTCGCGAATTTACATAGTAAGACCCGTTATAATATTCGCTTGGCAGGACGCCGGGGAGTGGAGGTAAAGGATGACTGTACCAAAGAGGATTTAAAGGATTTTTACAAAATTCTTAAAGTTACGGCTGAGAGAGACAAGTTTTTGGTTCGCTCCTATGATTATTTTGAAATCATCTGGGACCAGCTAGTGGAAAACGGCCTGGCTAAATTGTTTATGGCATACTATCAAGGGAAGCCCATCTCCGGCACTTTGGCCTTTCGCATGGGTCATATCACCTGGTATCTTTATGGGGCATCCAGCAACGAGCACCGTAAAGTGATGCCCAATTACCTGCTCCAGTGGTCAATGATTGAATGGGCCAAAGCGCAAGGTTCCACACTATATGATTTTCGCGGTGTACCGGGCCATCTTACCGAAGACAATCCGCTATATGGTTTGTATCGTTTTAAAAAAGGCTTTAACGGTGACTATGTGCAGTTTATCGGCGAATATGACCTGGTTTATTCCAAACTTTACTATAGCCTTTGGAATGTGGCAGAACCGGTGTATTATAAGGGTGTCCGCCGTTTAATCAACCTTAAGAAAACCTTGCGGGGGAAATAG
- a CDS encoding Yip1 family protein has product MEPSDYHQFYQQFDESSLNTGTSVPDIDKDPRFSDYIYLVLLKPSRGMELINQNIPLLEGLAVYFFVQSLQLALNWQGITQTMASASVWLDGSFRGLGAAFAVLGLIISISLLFVNTAVINLTAQLFGGTGNGVSLLAAFSFASLPGLFGGIFNFIGARTDIVFVSTLAAIAVFVWGLILHVIAVEKCHGITTAKAFMVIILPFAVILTLVFFLFVLAATILPGL; this is encoded by the coding sequence ATGGAGCCCAGTGATTATCACCAATTTTATCAGCAATTTGATGAGTCTTCCCTTAATACCGGCACCTCGGTACCCGATATCGATAAGGACCCTCGGTTTAGTGATTATATTTATCTTGTTTTACTTAAGCCTTCCAGAGGTATGGAACTAATCAATCAGAATATACCACTTTTAGAAGGACTGGCGGTATACTTCTTTGTCCAATCACTGCAGTTAGCCTTGAACTGGCAGGGCATTACTCAAACCATGGCCTCAGCCTCCGTTTGGCTGGATGGAAGCTTTCGGGGTCTGGGGGCAGCTTTTGCGGTGCTTGGTTTGATAATCAGCATTAGCTTACTTTTTGTTAACACTGCAGTGATAAACCTTACAGCTCAGCTTTTTGGCGGAACGGGGAACGGGGTATCGTTACTTGCGGCCTTTTCCTTTGCCTCATTGCCGGGATTATTCGGCGGCATATTTAATTTTATCGGGGCTCGCACAGATATAGTTTTTGTTAGTACTCTGGCAGCTATCGCAGTTTTTGTTTGGGGTCTGATCCTCCATGTGATTGCGGTGGAGAAGTGCCATGGTATTACCACCGCTAAGGCATTCATGGTAATAATATTACCTTTTGCGGTTATCCTTACGCTTGTCTTTTTCCTATTCGTGCTGGCAGCGACAATTTTACCCGGGCTGTAA